The proteins below come from a single Prosthecobacter sp. SYSU 5D2 genomic window:
- a CDS encoding sulfatase translates to MKTRSPLFLIFVFLGASLVSLTSAASPNIILFLIDDLGWKDLGCQGSSYYQTPNIDQLAREGVRFTDAYAACAVCSPTRAAILTGKYPARLLLTDWLPSGRWKPKAPLREGRFLRGLPVEEFTLAEALREAGYSTANIGKWHLGSEPFSMPEHHGFDVNIGGNAHGAPGSYFYPYDGDWLVPSTGLRTQWTIFPDGQPGEYLTDRLTDEAVKLIQRSKDKPFFIYFPHYGVHSPLQGKPEMVARYEKIPEDQRQGNPKYAAMVESVDESVGRVMQALQQAGQADNTVILFTSDNGGLASATKHDPLRGNKGAYYEGGIRVPLIIKWPGVAKAGSVCSVPVTSTDLYSTCLAAAGQRLRPNQHLDGINLQPLLTGGTELKRDSLFWHYPHYNSHPSSVPSSVVRKGAWKLIETFDPAGLELYNLDDDLSETRNLAADKPEKLAELKQDLEAWRQSVDAEKMLPNPDYSPKDASDEIRPKKKKGKKKP, encoded by the coding sequence ATGAAAACGCGCAGCCCACTGTTTTTAATCTTTGTATTTTTGGGAGCATCCTTGGTTAGTCTGACATCGGCTGCCTCGCCAAACATTATTCTCTTTCTCATTGATGATCTCGGCTGGAAAGATCTGGGCTGCCAGGGCAGCAGCTATTATCAGACACCGAACATTGACCAACTGGCCCGCGAGGGAGTGCGGTTTACCGATGCTTATGCCGCCTGCGCCGTCTGCTCGCCCACTCGCGCAGCCATACTCACAGGCAAGTATCCCGCCCGGCTGCTGCTGACTGACTGGCTGCCCTCCGGGCGATGGAAACCCAAGGCACCGCTGCGTGAAGGCCGCTTCCTGCGCGGCCTGCCGGTGGAGGAATTCACCCTGGCCGAGGCCCTGCGCGAGGCCGGATACAGCACGGCCAATATTGGCAAATGGCACCTCGGCAGCGAGCCCTTCTCCATGCCTGAGCATCACGGCTTCGATGTCAACATCGGCGGCAATGCCCATGGTGCTCCCGGCAGTTATTTTTATCCTTATGACGGAGACTGGCTCGTGCCCTCCACCGGTCTGCGCACCCAGTGGACCATCTTCCCCGATGGCCAGCCGGGCGAGTATCTGACCGACCGCCTGACCGATGAAGCGGTGAAGCTTATCCAGCGGTCCAAGGACAAACCCTTCTTCATCTACTTCCCTCATTATGGTGTGCATTCGCCTCTTCAAGGAAAACCGGAGATGGTGGCCCGGTATGAAAAAATTCCGGAGGATCAACGCCAGGGAAACCCCAAATATGCCGCCATGGTGGAGAGCGTGGATGAAAGCGTGGGCCGCGTGATGCAGGCGCTCCAACAAGCGGGACAGGCGGACAACACGGTCATTCTTTTCACCAGTGACAACGGCGGCCTGGCCAGTGCGACCAAGCACGATCCGCTGCGCGGAAACAAAGGCGCCTATTATGAAGGCGGCATCCGCGTGCCGCTTATTATCAAATGGCCCGGTGTCGCCAAGGCGGGTTCGGTCTGCTCCGTTCCGGTCACCAGCACCGATCTCTATTCCACGTGCCTGGCAGCTGCCGGCCAGCGCCTGCGGCCTAACCAGCATTTGGACGGCATCAACCTCCAGCCCTTGCTGACAGGCGGCACGGAGCTAAAACGGGACTCCCTTTTCTGGCATTATCCGCATTATAATTCGCATCCCTCAAGCGTGCCATCCAGCGTCGTCCGCAAAGGTGCCTGGAAACTCATCGAGACCTTCGACCCAGCCGGGCTTGAGCTTTATAACCTCGACGATGACCTCAGCGAGACGCGCAACCTGGCCGCTGATAAGCCGGAGAAGCTGGCCGAATTGAAGCAGGACCTCGAAGCCTGGCGGCAGAGTGTGGATGCGGAAAAAATGCTGCCCAATCCGGACTATTCCCCCAAAGATGCGTCCGATGAAATACGCCCCAAAAAGAAGAAGGGAAAGAAGAAGCCATGA
- a CDS encoding host attachment protein produces the protein MKKLPSLLVVTDRGHFHAYQSDNGASLVALDNMQISEALDKLSEQVTDQAGAFPSRESHGEGNSTGERLPLLEELEQRSIRQIGQRIEELMVENEFKNWGLIAAAEINNAILDQVAPATREKLAFNLKRNLAGQPTEELRKRVLED, from the coding sequence ATGAAAAAACTTCCCTCCCTTCTTGTTGTCACAGATCGCGGCCATTTTCACGCCTACCAGTCTGATAATGGCGCTTCTCTGGTCGCCTTGGATAACATGCAGATTTCCGAAGCCCTGGACAAATTGAGCGAGCAGGTTACTGACCAGGCAGGTGCCTTCCCATCTCGCGAATCTCATGGTGAAGGCAATTCCACCGGCGAACGCCTCCCCCTGCTGGAGGAACTGGAGCAGCGCTCCATCCGCCAGATCGGTCAGAGGATTGAGGAACTGATGGTCGAAAACGAATTTAAAAACTGGGGTCTCATTGCGGCAGCGGAGATTAATAACGCTATATTGGACCAGGTGGCCCCGGCCACGCGTGAAAAGCTGGCCTTCAATTTGAAGCGCAATCTGGCCGGCCAGCCCACCGAAGAACTGCGGAAGCGGGTCCTGGAAGACTGA
- a CDS encoding N-acetylmuramoyl-L-alanine amidase: protein MNVTSLRSQALWLMLAIGFCLAPLAQAFDTVVLDAGHGDHDRGASIGYVYEKHLALDTARRVEQLLRKEGIKVIMTRSRDVFIPLQDRSAAGNRYGNAIFVSVHYNYSRGGSGAGVETFYHFSKGYTLAAYIQAYLVQRTSMTNRGVKHASFHVIRKTERNPAVLVECGFVSNPTERARMMTGEFRAKIAEGIAQGIVAYKRAK from the coding sequence ATGAATGTCACCTCTCTCCGGTCTCAGGCTCTCTGGCTTATGCTGGCCATCGGCTTTTGCCTTGCACCCCTGGCCCAGGCTTTTGATACCGTGGTGTTGGATGCCGGCCATGGCGACCATGACCGCGGTGCCTCCATCGGTTATGTTTATGAAAAGCACCTGGCGCTGGATACCGCCCGGCGCGTGGAGCAACTGCTCAGGAAAGAAGGCATCAAAGTCATCATGACCCGCAGCCGGGATGTTTTCATCCCGCTGCAGGACCGGTCTGCCGCAGGGAACCGCTACGGCAACGCCATCTTTGTCAGCGTGCATTATAATTACAGCCGTGGCGGCAGCGGAGCCGGTGTGGAGACCTTTTATCATTTCTCCAAAGGCTACACCCTGGCGGCCTACATTCAGGCCTATCTGGTGCAGCGGACCAGCATGACCAACCGGGGGGTCAAACATGCCAGTTTCCATGTCATCCGCAAAACGGAACGCAATCCGGCCGTCCTGGTGGAGTGCGGATTTGTCAGCAACCCGACCGAACGCGCCCGCATGATGACCGGAGAGTTTCGGGCTAAAATTGCCGAGGGAATCGCCCAGGGCATCGTGGCCTACAAACGCGCTAAATGA
- a CDS encoding NAD(P)H-hydrate dehydratase, with protein sequence MLVTCRQMQEMEERAFANGVRAEALMDAAGMGIAEVVRQFFPTPGTLVLYLGTGNNAGDALVAAREMEKAGWHVQARLAAEVAKFKPLPLKHWKSLKGVRKLNYAPASFRKGPRVLLDGLLGIGSQGPLRPPVQALAAEMNSLRRSHGAFTFAMDIPSGLDGDAGVPEKDCVIADVTATVAVAKQGLLADLAVNHVGRLALVPLPGLESFSPENADRSDLVTPSLLRSFVPRRNFDFHKGQAGRIGILAGSRGFYGAAELACRGALRAGAGLVTLLVKAEAYDILVRRVPAEVMVKMVKDYRETLEMRFDALGIGPGLGFDHEEECQAVLQKASAPTVVDADAITMLARRPDLLQTASSQRLLTPHPGEMSRLMPDGGILCRCDQAETWAASHPRHTLLLKGSRTVIATHGQDTLFNTTGHPGMATGGMGDVLTGVCSALIGQGIPLHRAAAFGAWLCGRAAELHAVSNAPESNLPGDVVDHLGGAWNGLPESY encoded by the coding sequence ATGCTGGTGACATGCCGCCAGATGCAGGAGATGGAGGAGCGCGCCTTCGCCAATGGAGTGCGCGCAGAAGCTCTGATGGACGCTGCAGGCATGGGCATCGCCGAGGTGGTGCGGCAGTTTTTCCCAACACCAGGCACGCTGGTCCTCTACCTTGGTACTGGCAACAATGCAGGAGATGCACTGGTGGCAGCGCGGGAGATGGAAAAAGCCGGCTGGCACGTCCAGGCCCGGCTGGCAGCTGAGGTGGCCAAATTTAAACCCTTGCCGCTTAAACACTGGAAGTCGCTCAAGGGAGTCAGGAAACTCAATTACGCCCCGGCTTCGTTCCGCAAAGGACCACGGGTCCTGCTGGACGGGCTGCTTGGTATCGGCAGCCAGGGGCCATTGCGCCCGCCGGTTCAGGCTCTGGCCGCTGAGATGAATTCCCTGCGGCGCAGCCATGGTGCTTTCACTTTTGCCATGGATATCCCCTCAGGTCTGGACGGGGATGCCGGGGTGCCGGAGAAGGACTGCGTCATTGCCGATGTCACCGCGACTGTGGCCGTGGCCAAACAGGGGCTTTTGGCCGATCTGGCCGTCAACCATGTGGGCAGGCTGGCGCTGGTACCATTGCCTGGCTTGGAGAGTTTCAGCCCGGAGAATGCGGACCGGTCCGACTTGGTCACGCCTTCCCTCTTACGCAGCTTTGTGCCACGGCGTAATTTTGATTTTCACAAAGGCCAGGCCGGACGCATCGGCATCCTTGCCGGGTCACGGGGCTTTTATGGTGCCGCTGAACTGGCCTGCCGGGGTGCCCTGCGTGCCGGGGCAGGACTGGTCACCCTGCTGGTCAAAGCGGAGGCTTATGACATCCTGGTGCGCCGGGTGCCGGCTGAAGTCATGGTCAAGATGGTGAAGGATTATCGCGAGACTCTGGAAATGCGTTTTGATGCCCTGGGAATCGGCCCCGGCCTGGGTTTTGACCATGAAGAAGAATGCCAGGCAGTACTGCAAAAGGCATCAGCACCCACTGTCGTGGACGCGGATGCCATTACTATGCTGGCCAGGAGGCCCGACCTGCTGCAGACCGCCTCCTCACAACGTCTGCTAACCCCGCATCCAGGGGAAATGTCCCGGCTCATGCCGGACGGGGGCATCCTGTGCCGCTGCGATCAGGCGGAAACTTGGGCGGCCAGCCATCCACGTCACACGCTGTTGCTAAAAGGTTCCCGGACGGTCATCGCCACGCATGGTCAGGATACACTTTTCAATACCACCGGACATCCTGGCATGGCCACGGGCGGCATGGGAGATGTTCTCACGGGTGTCTGTTCCGCGCTCATTGGCCAAGGAATTCCGCTTCATCGTGCTGCCGCATTTGGAGCCTGGCTGTGCGGACGTGCTGCGGAACTGCATGCCGTGTCAAACGCTCCTGAAAGCAATCTGCCCGGGGACGTGGTGGATCATTTGGGCGGGGCTTGGAATGGCCTGCCTGAAAGTTATTAA
- a CDS encoding zinc-binding alcohol dehydrogenase family protein, whose amino-acid sequence MRALQLTRPRHFEWIPLSEAVAPKPGEALVAIRAIGICGTDISGYLGKMPFIEFPRILGHELGVEVLAVGEQVTHLKPGDRCSVEPYLNCGHCHACKKGLTNCCESLSVLGVHCDGGMRERMVLPAHKLHPCNALEFGQLALVETLAIGCHAVNRAALSEEDDVLIIGAGPIGLTVLEFARLATRRITVLELSANRRAFVQQYYPGISVVASLPDEPMAQVVFDATGNAHSMAQALRLARFTGRIVYVGITKEPVLLDDPLLHRRELTLLASRNAVSSDFPRILDLMHSGRIDTLPWISHARPWEELPALLEDLTRPDVNAIKAVALLSKD is encoded by the coding sequence ATGCGCGCTCTTCAGCTCACCCGTCCCCGGCATTTTGAATGGATCCCTTTATCCGAAGCGGTTGCCCCCAAGCCGGGTGAAGCCCTGGTGGCCATCCGTGCCATCGGCATCTGCGGCACAGACATCAGTGGTTATCTGGGCAAGATGCCGTTCATCGAGTTTCCACGCATCCTGGGCCATGAGCTGGGGGTGGAGGTCCTGGCCGTAGGGGAGCAGGTCACGCATTTGAAACCGGGCGACCGCTGCTCGGTGGAGCCTTATTTGAACTGCGGCCATTGCCATGCCTGCAAAAAAGGGCTAACCAACTGTTGCGAATCGCTCAGCGTGCTGGGCGTGCATTGCGACGGCGGCATGCGGGAGCGCATGGTTCTGCCTGCCCACAAACTGCATCCCTGCAATGCGCTGGAATTCGGGCAGCTTGCTTTGGTCGAGACGCTCGCCATCGGCTGCCATGCGGTGAACCGTGCAGCCCTTTCCGAAGAGGATGATGTGCTGATCATCGGTGCAGGTCCCATCGGACTGACCGTGCTGGAGTTTGCCCGGCTCGCCACTCGCCGCATCACCGTGCTGGAACTGAGCGCCAACCGTCGCGCCTTTGTGCAGCAGTATTACCCTGGCATTTCAGTGGTGGCATCCTTGCCGGATGAACCGATGGCCCAGGTCGTCTTTGATGCCACTGGCAACGCTCACTCCATGGCCCAGGCTTTGCGTCTGGCCCGGTTCACCGGTCGCATTGTTTATGTGGGCATTACCAAGGAACCCGTCCTCCTGGATGATCCCCTGCTGCATCGCCGGGAGCTCACCCTGCTGGCCAGCCGCAATGCCGTCAGTTCAGATTTTCCCCGAATCCTTGATCTGATGCACAGCGGGAGGATTGATACCCTCCCTTGGATCAGCCATGCTCGCCCCTGGGAGGAATTGCCTGCCCTGTTGGAGGATCTCACACGGCCGGATGTAAATGCCATTAAGGCTGTCGCTTTACTTTCTAAAGATTGA
- a CDS encoding segregation/condensation protein A: MEDKDYKVKLEIFEGPLDLLLYLIKKDEIDIYDVSIGRITKQYLDYINTFKMLNIEVASEFIVMAANLMYIKSRELLPQIQQPPEEDADEEDPRWELIRQLVEYKKFKDVASFLGTQEVKADEFFATTPELPDLSAPAPDVVGQVGIFDLIRAFQKVLKRFENTTDIREIVSDRYSVADKIEHLLEAIPMGGRVRFDSLFSTAASRVEVIVTFLAMLELMKLNHLMVEQEQMLGDIVVIRPMK; this comes from the coding sequence GTGGAAGACAAGGATTACAAGGTCAAACTGGAAATTTTCGAGGGTCCCCTCGACCTGCTGCTGTACCTCATCAAAAAGGATGAGATTGATATTTACGATGTCTCCATCGGACGCATCACAAAACAATATCTGGATTACATCAACACCTTCAAGATGCTGAACATCGAGGTGGCCAGCGAGTTCATCGTCATGGCGGCCAACCTGATGTACATCAAGAGCCGCGAACTCCTGCCCCAGATACAGCAGCCGCCGGAGGAGGATGCGGATGAAGAAGATCCGCGTTGGGAACTCATCCGTCAGCTTGTGGAATACAAAAAGTTCAAGGATGTGGCCAGCTTCCTGGGCACACAGGAGGTGAAAGCGGACGAGTTTTTTGCCACCACCCCAGAGCTGCCGGACCTGAGCGCCCCTGCCCCGGATGTGGTCGGTCAGGTGGGCATCTTTGACCTCATCCGCGCTTTTCAAAAAGTGCTGAAGCGCTTCGAGAACACCACGGACATCCGCGAGATCGTCAGTGACCGGTACAGCGTGGCGGACAAAATCGAGCACCTGCTTGAGGCCATCCCGATGGGCGGCCGGGTGCGCTTTGACTCCCTTTTCAGCACCGCCGCCAGCCGGGTGGAGGTTATCGTCACCTTCCTCGCCATGCTGGAGCTGATGAAGCTGAACCACCTGATGGTGGAGCAGGAGCAGATGCTGGGTGACATCGTGGTCATCCGGCCGATGAAATAA
- a CDS encoding DUF2164 domain-containing protein, protein MNPTLTKAQKTEIIGSLQRYASKELDCELGDIQAGHLLEYILKEISPFAYNQGVEDAKGYVAAKVEELTGTCFEEGLTYWKSASGARQVRRKP, encoded by the coding sequence ATGAACCCAACCCTCACCAAAGCCCAGAAGACGGAGATCATCGGTTCCCTCCAGCGTTATGCCTCCAAAGAGCTGGACTGCGAACTGGGAGACATCCAGGCCGGGCACCTGCTGGAGTATATTCTCAAAGAGATCAGCCCCTTTGCTTATAACCAGGGCGTGGAAGATGCGAAGGGATATGTGGCAGCAAAGGTGGAGGAGCTGACCGGAACCTGTTTTGAAGAGGGACTGACTTATTGGAAGTCCGCTTCAGGGGCCCGGCAGGTCAGACGTAAGCCCTGA
- a CDS encoding DUF1963 domain-containing protein, with protein sequence MPLFTEEELKQLPEFDDLNLALRDPEEVFRFRAYRLENAADVARIAELENLQSISISFSDVSQLLPRLGSLKNLQAVYLQACNISDFPQSLFKLRYLRSLFMGNNSLTHVAEEIGDLVELQCLGLSQNKLRQMPESIGRLSQLKTLVLSYNELEMLPEAITKLEKLDFLSIDVNHLKSLPNDIGNLSNLECLSLDFNKLTTLPDCICRMPNLRSLSLENNPFVTLPEDLSKVENLSISIEASKRAMYMDWSYTHSVKPPQVELKDMRLLVAPGSQMYQPFLAAIQEAQLADMSEAIVKCSREAIALESSSPDDYSQKASSRLGGFPDLPDPSYFPKTDGFYWIFLAQLNLEEIAPLNSFLPRSGLLSFFLDDTEALNGKVLYNRGDFQELTTVRHAGADEMLSPEDDYTEKAHRIKFGRFISCPHSPSEEIADDLTYEKWEAFIVRAEHHINGYTFTQHESPQELAAKDMRGQAKEWVPLLKLGWDANVGFCFWDAGTVTFSIHQEDLRREDFSNVHVSLESS encoded by the coding sequence ATGCCATTGTTTACCGAAGAAGAACTCAAACAACTTCCAGAGTTCGATGACCTCAACCTCGCACTCCGCGATCCGGAAGAGGTGTTTCGTTTTAGGGCTTATCGGCTTGAGAATGCTGCCGACGTGGCGCGGATCGCTGAATTGGAAAATCTTCAATCAATTTCTATTTCGTTTTCAGATGTCAGTCAGCTCCTGCCAAGATTAGGCAGCTTAAAAAACCTTCAAGCAGTCTATCTTCAGGCCTGCAATATTTCAGATTTCCCTCAAAGTCTTTTCAAGCTCCGCTATTTGCGCTCTCTGTTTATGGGAAATAATTCCCTCACCCATGTGGCGGAGGAGATAGGCGATTTGGTTGAGCTTCAGTGTCTCGGACTGTCTCAAAACAAGCTGCGGCAAATGCCAGAATCAATTGGCCGATTGAGCCAGCTTAAGACACTTGTTCTTTCCTACAACGAACTTGAGATGCTGCCTGAAGCGATTACAAAGTTAGAAAAACTGGATTTTTTGTCTATAGACGTCAACCATCTGAAAAGTCTCCCGAATGACATTGGGAATCTGTCAAATCTCGAATGCCTATCTTTGGATTTCAACAAGCTGACCACCCTGCCAGATTGCATCTGTAGGATGCCTAACCTTCGTTCGCTGTCTTTGGAGAACAATCCGTTTGTTACCCTCCCTGAAGATCTGTCCAAGGTGGAAAATCTCAGCATCTCCATCGAAGCCTCAAAACGTGCGATGTACATGGACTGGTCTTATACACACAGTGTAAAGCCTCCACAGGTTGAGCTGAAGGACATGAGACTTTTGGTGGCTCCTGGCAGCCAGATGTACCAGCCATTCCTGGCGGCTATTCAGGAAGCGCAACTTGCGGATATGAGTGAGGCCATCGTGAAATGCAGCCGGGAAGCTATAGCCCTTGAATCCTCTTCGCCAGATGATTATTCGCAAAAGGCTAGTTCGCGTTTGGGAGGCTTTCCTGATCTGCCGGATCCTTCATACTTTCCGAAAACGGATGGATTTTATTGGATTTTCTTGGCTCAGCTTAATCTAGAGGAAATTGCTCCTTTAAACAGCTTTTTACCACGGTCCGGTTTGCTCTCGTTTTTCCTGGATGATACTGAAGCACTAAACGGCAAGGTTCTTTACAACAGAGGTGATTTTCAGGAGTTAACCACCGTCCGTCACGCAGGTGCCGACGAAATGTTAAGTCCTGAAGATGACTACACGGAAAAGGCTCATCGAATAAAGTTTGGGCGTTTCATCTCATGTCCGCACTCTCCGTCCGAGGAAATCGCAGACGATCTCACTTACGAGAAATGGGAGGCTTTCATTGTGCGTGCCGAGCATCACATCAACGGATACACATTCACCCAACATGAATCGCCGCAAGAACTGGCCGCCAAGGATATGCGGGGCCAGGCGAAAGAGTGGGTGCCATTGCTGAAATTGGGCTGGGATGCCAACGTCGGTTTCTGTTTTTGGGATGCTGGCACCGTGACTTTCAGCATCCATCAGGAAGACCTCCGACGAGAGGATTTTTCCAATGTGCATGTCAGTCTGGAATCATCGTAG
- the lipA gene encoding lipoyl synthase — translation MACKIDPALHTEKKPDWIRVKLPRDPVFWSTKSLISDLKLHTVCEEAQCPNRWECWSQGTATFMIAGDRCTRACGFCAVKTAKPFALEADEPQRVAAATKRLGLNHVVITAVARDDVKDGGAEHFARTIEAVREAVPHITIEILVPDFNEKEDSLDVVMRARPHIFNHNLETVERLTPLVRSRAQYHRSLKVLKRAKQISLELGTKCATKSGLMLGLGETEVELFQAMDDLLEHDVTVLTLGQYLRPSAQHLPVIEYVHPDTFENYKEIARKKGFRHVASAPLVRSSYHAADFKPELDVE, via the coding sequence ATGGCCTGCAAAATTGACCCCGCTCTGCACACGGAAAAGAAGCCCGACTGGATCCGTGTGAAGCTGCCCCGCGACCCCGTTTTCTGGAGTACGAAGTCCCTTATTTCGGACCTGAAACTGCACACCGTCTGCGAAGAGGCCCAGTGCCCGAACCGCTGGGAATGCTGGAGCCAGGGCACGGCCACCTTCATGATTGCCGGGGACCGCTGCACCCGTGCCTGCGGCTTTTGCGCCGTCAAAACCGCCAAACCCTTTGCCCTGGAGGCCGATGAACCTCAGCGTGTGGCCGCTGCCACGAAGCGCCTCGGTTTGAACCATGTCGTCATCACCGCCGTGGCGCGCGATGACGTCAAAGACGGTGGTGCCGAGCACTTCGCCCGCACCATTGAGGCCGTCCGCGAGGCTGTTCCCCACATCACCATCGAGATTCTGGTGCCCGATTTCAATGAGAAGGAAGACTCCCTGGACGTGGTCATGAGAGCCCGGCCGCACATCTTCAATCACAACCTGGAAACCGTCGAGCGCCTCACCCCCCTCGTCCGCAGCCGCGCCCAGTATCATCGCAGCCTGAAGGTGCTGAAACGCGCCAAGCAGATCTCCCTGGAGCTGGGCACCAAGTGCGCCACCAAAAGCGGCCTCATGCTCGGCCTCGGTGAAACGGAAGTGGAGCTCTTCCAGGCCATGGACGACCTCCTGGAGCACGACGTCACCGTCCTCACCCTCGGCCAATACCTGCGCCCCTCCGCCCAGCATCTCCCCGTCATCGAATACGTCCACCCGGACACCTTCGAAAATTACAAGGAGATCGCCCGCAAAAAAGGCTTCCGCCACGTCGCCAGCGCGCCTTTGGTCCGCAGCTCGTATCACGCGGCTGATTTCAAGCCGGAGCTGGATGTGGAGTGA